Below is a genomic region from Pseudomonadota bacterium.
GAAATCAGTTTCAGAAAGTTTGGCTGGTCGGGTGGCAATTCTAGAGCTGGCTCCTTTCTCCCTGGCTGAGGCATATTCCGGCTTATGAAAAAAACGCTGCTAAACGGATTGTCAAACACCCTAAAGGGCATATCAGAGATTCCGGACTACTTCATTTTATGTTGCACTTGAATAATTTAGACGATCTCATGAGTCATCCGAAATTCGGGTACTCCTGGGAA
It encodes:
- a CDS encoding AAA family ATPase — protein: MVTGSSSLTLLKSVSESLAGRVAILELAPFSLAEAYSGL